TATCCCACTGCCGAAACGGGCAGACCGATTGACAATAAGATCGTACTGCGTGAGGTAGACCGCATTCAGCGTATAGCACAGGGCGATACGCTCGAGTTGCGTAAACGTCTGCTCAAGTTCACTATGATAGGCGAAAAGCACCGTGACGCTGTGTTCGGCAGAAGAAGAGCATTCCTGACAGGCGAGTCTGAGGTCGATATATGGCAGAACGAATTTGCCGATGATTACAGTACCGCCGCGCAGAAGTTCGGCGAGGACAAGGTAAATGCTCTGCAGAAGCGTGTCATATTACAGGTAATAAACGAATACTGGAGCGATTATCTCGATTACACCTCCTATCTGCGTGACGGTATCCACCTTACGAGAATAGGCGGAAAGAATCCTGCCGACGAGTATAACATAACCTGCGAGGAATTTTTCTCAGGTATGGAGGAGCAGGTGATAGATACTATGGGCGAGCGGCTTCAGACGCTTCTCAGCCTTGATAATATAGACGATTTTGTTATAAATACTCCGACAGAGCTGTGGACATATACGCTTAACGAAAGCGGAGAGGAGCTGCTCAAAAAGAGCTTTATCGAAACGGCGCTTTCCGAAGAGGAGGAAGAAAGCTATTACGATAACGGCGATGACAGCGACAGCAGGGACGAAGACGAAACGGAAGAACAGACAGACGAAAAGCCGGCAAAAAAAGGCTTTTTCGCAAAATTATTCGGTAAGAAGGATTAAGATATAATGGCAGACTGCATAGCGGCAATATCAACACCTATGGCAAGCGGCGGTGTTTCAATGATAAGAATATCCGGAGCGGACGCACTTAAAGTTGCGGCAAAGGTATTTATACCGAAGTACCCCGTGCGTGATATTGAAAAGATGGACGGCTATACCGCCGCATACGGAGATATTACGGCAGACGGTACAAAGCTCGACGATGGAGTGCTTTTAATATTCCGTGCGCCCCACAGCTATACCGGAGAAAACACAGCCGAGATAACCTGTCACGGCGGCATCCACGTTACCAAAAGGGTACTGCAGGCGGTATTATCGGCAGGAGCGGTAATGGCTCAGGCAGGCGAATTTACAAAGCAGGCACTTGTAAACGGCAAGCTGTCGCTGACAGAAGCAGAGGGTGTGATTGACCTTATAAACGCAGGCAACGATCAGCTTCTTTCCTGTGCGAGAGCGCAGACGGACGGCGCATTATACCGCAGGATAGAGGCACTGTGCGAGGAAATAATCGCTATTACATCGGAGATTGCCGTGTGGATAGATTATCCCGATGAGAGCGAGGACGAGGACGAAATAGCAAAGGCGGACTGGCTCAGAAGTACGCTTGCCGTAAAAGAGAACATCGACAGTCTTATAGCAACTTATGACTGCGGAGAGATACTCAGAAACGGCATCGCCACAGCCATAGTCGGAAAGCCCAACGCAGGAAAGTCAACGCTTATGAATCGGCTTACAGGCGTACAGAAGAGCATAGTGACCGATATTGAGGGTACTACCCGTGATATAGTCGAGGATACGGTACAGCTTGGCGATATAATGCTGAAGTTAGCCGATTGCGCAGGCATAAGGGAAACAGAAGATACTGTCGAGAACATCGGCGTACAGCGTATGATA
This window of the [Eubacterium] siraeum genome carries:
- the mnmE gene encoding tRNA uridine-5-carboxymethylaminomethyl(34) synthesis GTPase MnmE, with the protein product MADCIAAISTPMASGGVSMIRISGADALKVAAKVFIPKYPVRDIEKMDGYTAAYGDITADGTKLDDGVLLIFRAPHSYTGENTAEITCHGGIHVTKRVLQAVLSAGAVMAQAGEFTKQALVNGKLSLTEAEGVIDLINAGNDQLLSCARAQTDGALYRRIEALCEEIIAITSEIAVWIDYPDESEDEDEIAKADWLRSTLAVKENIDSLIATYDCGEILRNGIATAIVGKPNAGKSTLMNRLTGVQKSIVTDIEGTTRDIVEDTVQLGDIMLKLADCAGIRETEDTVENIGVQRMIERIGTAQLILAVFDGSRELSDDDKRLIELLHGKTVIPIINKSDLEARADTAFIENELGKAVIISAKTGGGADELEQAIKQRCGISNLDAGAGFLANERQRQCALSAQAAVDRAYNALHGGMTADVAGLELEAALSSLYELSGKTASEEVIDRIFSRFCVGK